One Methanoculleus sp. 7T genomic window carries:
- a CDS encoding LolA family protein produces MKTTDGETIYTLEVVNDTQMAEAPVLGWYPVYAVRAGVEKDSWILRSTEFLNATGKPVMTVEYRNVTQNTGIPENIFRYSPPEQAVVKPMRTVVITPPIVP; encoded by the coding sequence GTGAAGACCACGGATGGAGAGACGATCTACACGCTTGAGGTCGTGAACGACACGCAGATGGCGGAGGCCCCGGTTCTCGGGTGGTATCCGGTCTACGCCGTACGCGCCGGGGTTGAGAAGGACTCGTGGATTCTCAGGAGTACCGAATTCCTCAACGCCACAGGCAAGCCGGTCATGACGGTGGAGTACCGCAACGTCACTCAAAACACCGGAATCCCGGAGAACATATTCCGGTACAGCCCGCCGGAGCAGGCGGTCGTCAAGCCGATGAGAACCGTGGTGATAACCCCTCCCATCGTCCCATGA
- the udg gene encoding type-4 uracil-DNA glycosylase, with amino-acid sequence MVQETGRQEAIERLAAVIGECRKCPLWENTHCAVPGEGNAGADLMLIGEAPGKQEDLTGRPFVGRAGKFLEGLLAGIGLSRDEVFIANIVKHRPPGNRDPRDEEIRACTPYLEEQIRIVEPKVIVMLGRHSSRYILSFLAIEFDRITEIRGTVYSGSLFGHPVRLIPTLHPAAALYNPAYREALEEDFRIVGRELAGAGESAAQD; translated from the coding sequence ATGGTGCAGGAGACGGGAAGACAGGAAGCGATAGAGAGGCTCGCCGCCGTCATCGGCGAGTGTCGGAAGTGCCCCCTCTGGGAGAACACCCACTGCGCGGTTCCGGGGGAAGGGAACGCCGGGGCCGACCTCATGCTCATCGGCGAGGCGCCGGGGAAGCAGGAAGACCTCACCGGGCGGCCGTTCGTGGGACGGGCGGGGAAGTTCCTCGAAGGCCTCCTTGCCGGGATCGGTCTCTCGCGGGACGAGGTCTTCATCGCGAACATCGTGAAGCACCGGCCGCCCGGAAACCGCGACCCCAGAGACGAGGAGATCCGGGCCTGCACCCCGTATCTCGAAGAGCAGATCCGCATCGTCGAGCCGAAGGTGATCGTGATGCTGGGCCGGCATTCGAGCAGGTATATCCTCTCGTTCCTGGCGATCGAGTTCGACCGGATCACGGAGATCCGGGGGACCGTCTACTCAGGCTCCCTCTTCGGCCACCCGGTCCGTCTCATCCCGACCCTCCACCCCGCCGCCGCGCTCTACAACCCGGCGTACCGGGAGGCCTTGGAAGAGGACTTTCGGATCGTCGGGCGCGAGCTCGCGGGGGCCGGCGAATCTGCGGCACAGGACTGA
- a CDS encoding HAMP domain-containing sensor histidine kinase, producing the protein MAADREMRPSPSFPFTIYLLIAILLAMTPVVCLISAVDYTEGRGQLDANAEAFQNQTETGILLSMRLVDAGLKLFDDTLDRRMEEGFGPVLAEYERAGRDPAAMNLSRVQQELGEEFEIYIINDSGVIEYTTYLPDLGLDFRGIPYFYDRITGIRTGDTFTADRVVMEHSTGELRKYAYMPSPDHRYLFELGLAASEFKQSRAGLNYQAAAEELVALNPNIEDLTVFNCLCVPITNETYPDDGCRLSFVQEAYRERTTLEVENATAGEQTRYLFIDMADPRHASDMSLVAVLTYNTRAAEEKLADVIVQHFRVLFAVFVLIGCLSVFGVYCLTRPIRTLVEDVETIARGDLGHPIRMSRIEEFAHLERSISAMVASLEGTMQKLRESEETATRYGHTLEEQVREQTADLAESNRMANLYLDVMGHDINNANNVANLYSDLLLADLEGEPEAEYARKAKMGLTRSIEIIRSVNTIRDIQERTPAFRVMDLDRAIRHEIEHFPGLGIAYAGTGVTVFADDLLPEVFANLLGNAVKFGGPDAEITVRVEERGEEVVVSVEDTGPGIPDTVKTHLFNRMVRGGHRAAGTGLGLYICRMLVERYGGRIWADDRVPEKPECGAAIRFTLRKAGSGSGP; encoded by the coding sequence ATGGCAGCGGATAGAGAGATGCGGCCGTCCCCGTCGTTCCCGTTCACGATCTACCTCCTGATTGCCATCCTGCTCGCGATGACTCCTGTCGTCTGCCTGATCTCGGCCGTCGATTACACTGAGGGCAGGGGCCAACTCGATGCTAACGCAGAAGCCTTTCAGAACCAGACCGAGACCGGCATTCTCCTCTCGATGCGCCTCGTTGATGCGGGCCTGAAACTCTTCGACGACACGTTAGACCGCCGGATGGAAGAGGGATTCGGCCCGGTCCTCGCCGAGTACGAACGCGCGGGAAGGGACCCCGCCGCCATGAACCTCTCCCGTGTCCAACAAGAGCTCGGGGAGGAGTTCGAGATCTACATCATCAATGACTCGGGCGTCATCGAGTACACCACCTACCTGCCGGACCTCGGCCTTGATTTCAGAGGAATCCCCTATTTTTACGACCGGATTACGGGGATCCGAACCGGGGACACGTTCACGGCCGACCGAGTCGTGATGGAGCATTCCACTGGGGAACTCAGGAAGTACGCCTACATGCCTTCCCCCGACCATCGCTACCTCTTCGAGCTTGGGCTTGCGGCGTCGGAGTTCAAGCAGTCCCGGGCAGGACTGAATTACCAAGCCGCCGCTGAGGAACTGGTGGCCTTGAATCCGAACATCGAGGATCTCACGGTCTTTAACTGTCTTTGCGTACCGATCACCAATGAGACCTATCCTGACGACGGCTGCCGCCTGTCCTTTGTCCAAGAGGCATACCGGGAGCGGACCACCCTTGAGGTGGAGAACGCTACCGCAGGTGAACAGACTCGGTATCTCTTCATCGATATGGCGGACCCCAGACACGCCTCGGATATGAGCCTGGTCGCCGTGTTGACGTACAACACGAGGGCCGCAGAAGAGAAACTCGCAGATGTTATAGTCCAACATTTCAGGGTTCTCTTCGCCGTGTTCGTCCTCATCGGATGCTTGTCGGTCTTCGGTGTGTACTGCCTGACACGGCCGATACGCACGCTTGTCGAGGACGTCGAGACCATCGCCCGGGGCGATCTGGGCCATCCCATACGGATGAGCAGGATTGAGGAGTTCGCTCACCTTGAGCGGAGCATCTCTGCGATGGTTGCATCTTTGGAGGGAACCATGCAGAAACTCCGGGAATCGGAGGAGACAGCCACCCGATACGGTCATACCCTTGAGGAGCAGGTCAGAGAACAGACTGCCGACCTTGCAGAGTCCAATCGGATGGCAAATCTCTATCTGGACGTCATGGGCCACGACATCAACAACGCCAACAACGTCGCAAACCTCTACTCGGACCTCCTCCTCGCCGACCTTGAAGGAGAGCCCGAGGCGGAGTACGCCCGGAAGGCGAAGATGGGTCTTACAAGGAGTATCGAGATCATAAGAAGCGTCAACACCATCCGGGATATCCAGGAACGGACTCCCGCCTTCAGGGTGATGGATCTTGATCGGGCCATCAGGCACGAGATCGAGCACTTCCCGGGATTGGGCATAGCATATGCCGGAACCGGAGTCACCGTCTTCGCCGACGACCTCTTGCCGGAGGTCTTTGCAAATCTGCTTGGAAACGCCGTCAAGTTCGGCGGGCCGGACGCGGAGATAACCGTCCGGGTCGAGGAGCGCGGGGAAGAGGTCGTGGTCTCGGTCGAGGACACCGGGCCTGGGATCCCCGATACGGTGAAGACGCACCTCTTCAACAGGATGGTCCGGGGGGGCCACAGAGCTGCTGGAACCGGGCTCGGCCTCTACATCTGCCGCATGCTCGTCGAGCGTTACGGCGGCAGGATATGGGCGGACGACAGGGTTCCCGAAAAGCCGGAGTGCGGCGCGGCGATCCGGTTCACGCTGAGAAAAGCCGGGTCGGGGAGCGGCCCATGA
- a CDS encoding ABC transporter ATP-binding protein, whose amino-acid sequence MILEVDGVAFTYRSTPVIRDIAFGVRPHQILAILGPNGVGKTTLLKCMNAILKPKAGSILVEETDLLSVDRMEIARKVGYVPQRCETGRMTAFDAILLGRRPHIRWNVSDADHRIVEAAIRMLRLEDLSLRYIDEMSGGELQKVSIARALVQEPRVLLLDEPTSSLDLRNQLEILEVVRRVVAEHDVAAVMTMHDLNMALRYADRFIFLKDGVIHAAGGTEVVTAETIEAVYGVSVAVERYNGFHIVVPLAPESA is encoded by the coding sequence ATGATCCTCGAAGTCGACGGCGTGGCGTTCACCTACCGGAGCACCCCGGTCATACGGGATATCGCGTTCGGGGTGCGTCCCCACCAGATCCTTGCTATCCTCGGGCCGAACGGCGTCGGGAAGACGACGCTCTTGAAGTGCATGAACGCCATCCTGAAGCCGAAGGCCGGCTCCATCCTCGTCGAAGAGACGGACCTCCTCTCGGTGGACCGAATGGAGATCGCACGGAAGGTGGGATACGTTCCGCAGCGGTGCGAGACGGGCCGGATGACCGCGTTCGACGCTATCCTCCTCGGTCGCCGGCCGCATATTCGGTGGAACGTCTCGGATGCCGACCACCGGATCGTCGAGGCGGCGATCCGGATGCTGCGCCTCGAGGACCTCTCGCTTCGGTACATCGACGAGATGAGCGGCGGGGAACTCCAGAAGGTGAGCATCGCCCGGGCGCTGGTGCAGGAGCCCAGGGTGCTCCTCCTCGACGAGCCGACGAGCAGCCTCGACCTCCGGAACCAACTCGAGATCCTCGAGGTCGTCAGGCGCGTGGTGGCGGAACACGATGTCGCGGCAGTGATGACGATGCACGACCTGAACATGGCGCTCCGCTACGCCGACCGGTTCATCTTCTTAAAGGACGGCGTCATCCACGCCGCCGGGGGCACCGAGGTCGTGACGGCGGAGACCATCGAGGCTGTCTACGGCGTCTCGGTCGCGGTCGAGCGCTACAACGGGTTCCATATCGTCGTGCCGCTCGCACCGGAGAGCGCCTGA
- a CDS encoding YwbE family protein produces MNGQNRAAIHPGMTVDIVLKKDQRTGRRTRGVVAEILTNSSFHPHGIKVRLRDGQVGRVQEIVE; encoded by the coding sequence ATGAACGGACAGAACCGGGCCGCCATCCACCCCGGCATGACGGTGGATATCGTGCTCAAGAAAGACCAGCGGACCGGGAGACGCACCCGGGGCGTTGTCGCCGAGATCCTGACAAACTCGTCCTTTCACCCTCACGGGATCAAGGTCCGGCTCCGGGACGGACAGGTCGGGCGGGTGCAGGAGATCGTCGAGTAA
- the lysS gene encoding lysine--tRNA ligase translates to MSDTDHLCFDTTKIDKIQDLRERGVTVYPYTFERKDTVEEIKERFSAIGHEKSAEEVSTAGRIYVVRQHGKTIFADMGDSGGRIQLYLRKNDLGEEQFDVFKQYVDAGDIIGVVGHVFRTKMGEITIWVDRFELLTKSVCPLPEKFHGLKNVETRYRQRYLDLIMNEESRETFRTRSRIISLLRQFLFERDYLEFETPTLQPIYGGANARPFTTHHNALDQKLYLRIAPELYLKRLVVGGFEKVFEIAKNFRNEDIDTNHNPEFSMVEIYEAYQDYNDMMDLTEEIISFLAQEVHGNSILSFAGHELDVTRPWRRLTMEEAVQEYAGIDVRAHTVEELRAFAQEHNVEDYESATTWGEFLVLFFEHFGEKQLIQPTFIYDFPIENSPLAKKHREKEGLTERFELFIAGMEMANGFSELNDPLDQKARLELQDAKRRRGDLEAQMIDYDFINALGYGMPPTGGVGIGIDRLVMLLTGKDSIKEVLLFPQMRTPVTGPNGAEPDDNSVEE, encoded by the coding sequence ATGAGCGATACGGATCATCTCTGTTTTGATACGACAAAGATCGATAAGATACAAGATCTGCGCGAGCGCGGGGTGACGGTATACCCCTACACCTTCGAGCGCAAGGATACCGTCGAGGAGATCAAGGAGCGGTTCTCCGCAATCGGGCACGAGAAGAGCGCTGAAGAAGTCAGCACCGCGGGCAGAATCTACGTCGTCCGCCAGCACGGCAAGACGATCTTCGCCGACATGGGAGACTCGGGAGGAAGAATACAACTCTACCTCCGGAAGAACGACCTCGGCGAGGAGCAGTTCGACGTCTTCAAGCAGTATGTCGACGCAGGAGACATCATCGGCGTCGTCGGCCATGTCTTCAGGACGAAGATGGGCGAGATCACCATCTGGGTCGACCGGTTCGAACTCCTGACGAAGTCGGTCTGCCCGCTCCCGGAGAAGTTCCACGGGCTCAAGAACGTCGAGACCCGCTATCGGCAGCGCTACCTCGACCTGATCATGAACGAGGAGAGCCGCGAGACGTTCCGGACCCGGAGCAGGATCATATCGCTCCTGCGGCAGTTCCTCTTCGAGCGGGACTACCTCGAGTTCGAGACGCCCACCCTGCAGCCGATCTACGGCGGCGCGAACGCCCGGCCGTTCACCACCCACCACAACGCCCTCGACCAGAAACTCTACCTCCGTATTGCGCCGGAACTCTACCTCAAGCGCCTCGTCGTCGGCGGTTTCGAGAAGGTCTTTGAGATCGCGAAGAACTTCAGGAACGAGGACATCGACACCAACCATAACCCCGAGTTCTCTATGGTGGAGATCTACGAAGCCTACCAGGACTACAACGATATGATGGATCTCACCGAGGAGATTATATCGTTCCTGGCGCAGGAGGTACACGGAAACTCCATACTCTCGTTCGCGGGGCACGAACTCGACGTTACGCGCCCTTGGCGCCGCCTTACCATGGAGGAGGCGGTGCAGGAGTACGCCGGCATCGACGTCCGGGCCCACACCGTCGAGGAACTCCGCGCGTTCGCACAGGAACACAACGTCGAAGACTACGAGAGCGCCACGACGTGGGGCGAGTTCCTGGTGCTCTTCTTTGAGCACTTCGGCGAGAAGCAACTCATCCAACCGACGTTCATCTACGACTTCCCGATCGAGAACTCGCCGCTCGCAAAGAAGCACCGGGAGAAGGAGGGGTTGACGGAGCGGTTCGAACTCTTCATCGCCGGGATGGAGATGGCAAACGGCTTCTCGGAACTGAACGACCCGCTCGACCAGAAGGCCCGGCTCGAACTCCAGGACGCCAAACGCCGCCGGGGCGACCTTGAGGCGCAGATGATCGACTACGACTTCATCAACGCTCTCGGCTACGGGATGCCCCCGACGGGCGGCGTCGGCATCGGCATCGACCGCCTAGTGATGCTCCTCACCGGCAAGGACTCCATCAAGGAAGTGCTCCTCTTCCCCCAGATGAGAACTCCTGTCACGGGCCCGAACGGGGCAGAACCCGACGACAATAGCGTGGAAGAGTGA
- a CDS encoding FecCD family ABC transporter permease has protein sequence MHFADGTIPADYLGYVRRKYLWILGGIVLLFILLIVSISVGAAGVPPYDVFLSIVSGTADRISAFLHSTVIPAEELSSTDRIVWNIRLPQALAAIVAGVGLSVAGVAMQSILRNPLGSPFTLGISNAGAFGAAVSVILLGAGQMHSTVADAVTLNNPYLTTVVAFIFCLLATAVILLISRVRGASPEVMVLAGVAISSLFTAGTMFLQYFADDTQLAAVVFWTFGDVSRAGWQELGIMTLVVAGASIFFMANRWNYNAIDAGDETAKGLGVNVEAVRNIGMVVAALVSAVIVSFLGVIGFVGLVCPHMVRRLIGDDQRYLIPGSCVMGGILLLASDTVARVIVAPYVLPVAVLTAFLGAPVFIYLLLVGYRR, from the coding sequence ATGCACTTCGCAGACGGGACCATCCCCGCGGATTACCTGGGGTACGTGCGGCGCAAGTACCTCTGGATCCTCGGGGGGATCGTCCTCCTTTTCATTCTCTTGATCGTATCCATCTCGGTCGGTGCCGCCGGTGTCCCCCCGTACGACGTTTTCCTCTCCATCGTGAGCGGCACCGCCGACAGGATCTCTGCGTTTCTTCACTCCACGGTGATCCCTGCCGAAGAGTTGTCCAGCACGGACCGGATCGTCTGGAACATCCGCCTCCCGCAGGCGCTCGCCGCGATCGTCGCCGGGGTGGGACTCTCAGTGGCGGGAGTCGCCATGCAGTCGATCCTCCGTAACCCGCTCGGGTCGCCGTTTACGCTCGGCATATCGAACGCCGGCGCCTTCGGAGCGGCCGTCTCGGTCATCCTCCTCGGCGCCGGACAGATGCACTCGACGGTTGCCGACGCCGTCACCTTGAACAACCCCTACCTGACGACGGTCGTGGCGTTCATCTTCTGCCTCCTTGCGACGGCGGTGATCCTGCTCATCTCCCGCGTGCGCGGGGCGTCCCCCGAGGTGATGGTGCTCGCCGGCGTCGCCATCTCCTCTCTCTTCACGGCAGGTACGATGTTCCTTCAGTACTTCGCCGACGACACCCAGCTCGCCGCGGTCGTCTTCTGGACCTTCGGCGACGTCAGCCGGGCCGGTTGGCAGGAACTCGGGATCATGACCCTCGTCGTCGCAGGGGCCAGCATCTTCTTCATGGCGAACCGCTGGAACTACAACGCGATCGATGCCGGCGATGAGACCGCAAAAGGGCTTGGGGTCAACGTCGAAGCGGTGCGCAACATCGGGATGGTCGTCGCTGCGCTCGTCTCCGCCGTGATCGTCTCGTTCCTCGGGGTTATAGGGTTTGTGGGGCTCGTTTGCCCGCACATGGTGAGGAGACTCATCGGCGACGACCAGCGCTACCTGATTCCGGGCTCCTGCGTGATGGGCGGGATCCTCCTCCTCGCCTCGGACACCGTCGCCCGAGTCATCGTGGCACCCTACGTCCTCCCGGTCGCCGTGCTCACGGCGTTTCTGGGCGCACCGGTCTTTATCTACCTGCTTCTTGTGGGGTATCGGCGATGA
- a CDS encoding DUF1622 domain-containing protein → MLETLIGIVGTVLGAFGALFIIYGAVIAIIELLARETRIRRQSYHDIRATFTTRILIGLEFFVAADLLKTILEPTFQDLIILGSLVAIRTVVSYFLGREVSGLPGDGKV, encoded by the coding sequence ATGCTTGAGACGCTTATCGGGATTGTCGGGACGGTCCTCGGGGCCTTCGGGGCGCTCTTTATCATCTATGGGGCGGTGATCGCGATCATCGAGCTCCTGGCGCGGGAGACCCGCATACGGAGGCAGAGTTACCACGATATCAGGGCGACGTTCACTACACGCATCCTGATCGGCCTTGAGTTCTTCGTCGCCGCCGATCTCCTGAAGACGATCCTCGAACCGACGTTTCAGGACCTGATCATCCTCGGGTCGCTCGTCGCGATCAGGACGGTCGTGAGTTACTTCCTCGGGAGGGAAGTGAGCGGACTTCCGGGTGATGGGAAGGTGTAA
- a CDS encoding iron ABC transporter substrate-binding protein, with protein sequence MSLSGYKGFPTAAMLAALIVLIFAAGCTGTGSTVTQDGQTASVTDGFGRTVTVPSSPESVVCSGSGCLRYLVYLQGQDLVVGVDDIEKKEQAIEGRPYALAYGSQFKGLPLIGEFRGKDDPEKIIAINPQVVFKTGSSGTAYGTSAAEADKLQEKTGIPVVAFPYGSLRNDAEKAEMHGGLRAMGQVLGKQDRAEEVIAYIDATMADLERRTGDIPETERKRVYVGGISSAGAHGIISTEPAYPPFLWVHARNVAAGLGTAHADVAKEALVSWDPDYIFVDVGTIQMNGGGAIGELKNDAALRGLTASKEGRVYGVLPYNFYNTNYETVLADAYFIGKTLYPDRFADVDPVEKADEIYTFFLGKPAFEDLNSQYRSLGFAEIPL encoded by the coding sequence ATGTCATTATCAGGATACAAAGGATTCCCGACGGCCGCGATGCTGGCGGCCCTCATTGTGCTCATCTTCGCCGCCGGATGCACCGGCACCGGTTCGACCGTCACTCAGGACGGCCAGACGGCCTCGGTCACCGACGGATTCGGCCGGACCGTCACCGTCCCGTCGTCCCCCGAGAGCGTCGTCTGCTCGGGCTCAGGGTGTCTCCGCTACCTCGTCTACCTGCAGGGCCAGGACCTCGTCGTCGGCGTCGACGACATCGAGAAGAAGGAACAGGCGATAGAAGGCCGCCCCTACGCCCTCGCCTACGGGTCGCAGTTCAAGGGCCTCCCCCTGATCGGCGAGTTCAGGGGCAAGGACGACCCTGAGAAGATCATCGCGATCAATCCGCAGGTCGTCTTCAAGACAGGATCGAGCGGGACGGCATACGGGACGAGCGCCGCAGAAGCCGACAAACTCCAAGAAAAGACGGGCATCCCGGTCGTGGCGTTCCCGTACGGCTCACTCCGGAACGACGCCGAGAAGGCCGAGATGCACGGCGGCCTCCGCGCGATGGGTCAGGTCCTCGGAAAGCAGGACCGGGCCGAAGAGGTGATCGCCTACATCGATGCGACGATGGCCGACCTTGAGCGCCGGACCGGCGACATCCCCGAGACCGAACGGAAGAGGGTCTATGTCGGCGGAATCTCCTCAGCAGGCGCCCACGGGATCATCTCCACCGAACCGGCCTACCCGCCGTTCCTCTGGGTGCATGCGAGAAACGTCGCGGCCGGCCTCGGCACGGCCCACGCCGATGTCGCGAAAGAGGCGCTCGTCAGCTGGGACCCCGACTACATCTTCGTCGACGTCGGAACCATCCAGATGAACGGCGGCGGGGCGATCGGCGAGTTGAAGAACGACGCCGCGCTGCGGGGCCTCACCGCGTCGAAGGAAGGCCGGGTCTACGGCGTCCTCCCGTACAACTTCTACAACACGAACTACGAGACCGTGCTTGCCGACGCCTACTTCATCGGGAAGACCCTGTATCCAGACCGGTTCGCCGACGTCGACCCCGTCGAGAAGGCAGACGAGATCTACACCTTCTTCCTCGGCAAACCGGCCTTTGAGGACCTGAACAGCCAGTACAGGAGCCTCGGGTTCGCAGAGATCCCGCTGTGA
- a CDS encoding bis(5'-nucleosyl)-tetraphosphatase, giving the protein MAREKSYGAVVFRRDKDLQYLILQYGAGHWDLVKGHGERGESEEETVLRELREETGITRATFIPGFREEIHYFFQRRGRTVYKEVVYYLIETPEKQVILSDEHVAYQWLPYTEALRAITFGNSKRLVEQAHEHLAALRSRKSG; this is encoded by the coding sequence ATGGCGAGAGAGAAGTCATACGGGGCGGTGGTCTTCCGTCGGGATAAGGATCTCCAGTACCTCATTCTGCAGTACGGGGCCGGGCACTGGGACCTCGTGAAGGGGCACGGCGAGCGCGGCGAGAGCGAGGAGGAGACGGTGCTCCGCGAACTGCGAGAGGAGACCGGGATCACTCGGGCCACGTTCATTCCCGGGTTTCGGGAGGAGATCCACTACTTCTTCCAGCGCCGGGGGCGCACGGTCTACAAGGAGGTAGTCTACTACTTGATCGAGACTCCGGAGAAGCAGGTGATCCTCTCGGATGAGCATGTCGCCTACCAGTGGCTCCCGTACACCGAGGCGTTGCGGGCGATCACGTTCGGGAACTCCAAACGGCTGGTCGAGCAGGCACACGAGCATCTGGCGGCTTTGCGGAGTCGGAAGAGCGGGTGA
- a CDS encoding HAMP domain-containing sensor histidine kinase has translation MTPTGGSGGKLHRFSTLLMLVMILITLPLIGLISVLDYRQVEERLVADEDLLREQTEKSVVQSITLVDAGLKLFDDTLDRRMEEGFGPVLAEYERAGRDPAAMNLSRVQQELGEGFDLYIINDSGVIEYTTYPPDLGLDFRGIPYFYDRITGIRTGDTFTADRVVTEPAGGQLRKYAYMPSPDHRYLFELGLNCTALEAERYDPQYQALKEDLIRLNPALEGIRIFDCYGRLINVTESESPNDPDAINPVAREVFEEKRDRTLINAAAGKVTRYIVVDLSDPYYPSDTSRVVELTYTTVPLDTRLAGMRFSHTALAVFASLIVCCIAFPISRQITRPVREIVDDVNRIAAGDLDHRIRISTGTEFTLLEESIGAMVDSLKDNIGRLRESEETARQYNARLEALVRERTAELEDANRVANLYLDIMIHDINNANTIAIGYTRFLVDALDGERREEAEKMLSRLEQSSEIIGRVVTLRRAQESGAALTRVDLDRVIRAQAATLPALSIRYEGRPVAVLADDLLPEVFANLLGNAGKFGGPDVEITVRVEERGKEVVVSVEDTGPGIPDAMKVQLFNRFQRGESMMTGAGLGLYICRMLVERYGGRIWMEDRVEGRPECGAAIRFTLLAGEPGEGSK, from the coding sequence ATGACGCCGACGGGCGGCAGCGGGGGAAAACTCCACCGGTTCAGCACGCTTCTGATGCTGGTCATGATCCTGATCACACTCCCGTTGATCGGGCTGATCTCGGTCCTGGACTACCGGCAGGTCGAGGAGAGGCTGGTCGCCGACGAAGACTTGCTCCGAGAACAGACGGAAAAGAGCGTTGTCCAGTCGATAACCCTTGTGGATGCGGGCCTGAAACTCTTCGACGACACGTTAGACCGCCGGATGGAAGAGGGATTCGGCCCGGTCCTCGCCGAGTACGAACGCGCGGGAAGGGACCCCGCCGCCATGAACCTCTCCCGTGTCCAACAAGAGCTCGGGGAGGGGTTCGACCTCTACATCATCAACGACTCGGGCGTCATCGAGTACACCACCTACCCGCCGGACCTCGGCCTTGACTTCAGAGGAATCCCCTATTTTTACGACCGGATTACGGGGATCCGAACCGGGGACACGTTCACGGCCGACCGAGTCGTGACGGAGCCGGCAGGCGGGCAGTTGCGGAAGTACGCCTACATGCCTTCCCCCGACCACCGCTACCTCTTCGAGCTCGGGCTCAACTGCACCGCACTCGAGGCCGAAAGGTATGACCCGCAGTATCAGGCCCTCAAAGAAGACCTGATACGGCTGAATCCGGCGCTCGAAGGGATCCGGATCTTTGACTGTTACGGGAGGCTCATCAACGTGACCGAGTCGGAGAGCCCGAACGACCCCGACGCTATCAACCCCGTTGCCCGAGAAGTCTTTGAGGAGAAGCGGGATCGGACGCTGATAAATGCGGCTGCCGGGAAGGTCACCCGGTATATCGTCGTTGATCTCTCCGACCCTTACTATCCCTCGGATACGAGCCGGGTTGTCGAGTTGACCTACACCACCGTCCCCCTCGATACGCGGCTCGCCGGCATGCGGTTTAGCCATACCGCCCTCGCAGTCTTCGCAAGTCTGATCGTCTGCTGCATCGCGTTTCCGATCTCACGGCAGATCACCCGGCCGGTCCGGGAGATCGTCGACGACGTCAACAGGATCGCCGCAGGCGACCTCGACCACCGGATCCGAATCTCCACAGGAACGGAGTTTACCCTTCTTGAGGAGAGCATCGGTGCCATGGTTGATTCTCTCAAAGATAATATCGGACGCCTCCGCGAATCGGAGGAGACCGCACGGCAGTACAACGCTCGCCTCGAAGCCTTGGTCAGGGAGCGGACCGCCGAACTCGAAGATGCAAACCGGGTGGCAAACCTCTACCTTGACATCATGATCCACGACATCAACAACGCCAACACCATCGCCATCGGGTACACACGGTTCCTCGTCGATGCGCTCGATGGAGAGCGGCGAGAGGAGGCTGAGAAGATGCTCTCTCGGCTTGAGCAGAGTTCGGAGATCATCGGCCGCGTCGTCACTCTCAGAAGGGCCCAAGAGAGTGGGGCAGCCCTGACGCGGGTGGATCTCGACCGGGTGATCCGGGCGCAGGCGGCAACCCTCCCTGCTCTCTCGATCCGATACGAGGGGCGCCCCGTCGCGGTCCTCGCCGATGATCTTCTCCCTGAAGTCTTTGCGAACCTGCTTGGTAACGCCGGGAAGTTCGGGGGGCCGGATGTGGAGATAACTGTCCGGGTCGAGGAGCGCGGGAAGGAAGTGGTGGTCTCGGTCGAGGACACCGGGCCTGGGATCCCCGACGCGATGAAGGTTCAACTCTTCAACCGTTTCCAGAGGGGGGAGAGCATGATGACCGGAGCAGGGCTTGGGCTCTATATCTGCCGCATGCTCGTCGAGCGCTACGGTGGGAGGATATGGATGGAGGATCGGGTGGAGGGCCGACCGGAGTGCGGTGCGGCGATCAGGTTCACGCTCCTCGCGGGGGAACCCGGAGAGGGTAGCAAGTAG
- a CDS encoding LolA family protein codes for MSTEGASGCPPPPAPEVAVKFVETYDSRQDFSATVTIISDRGTLLQEVWFKKPNRFRVHYLDERSTDSGRPTKTGDLVVFDGETQWHYVNATGNVLYASAQSLNYTFGR; via the coding sequence GTGAGCACCGAAGGTGCGAGCGGGTGTCCCCCTCCCCCCGCACCGGAGGTTGCGGTGAAGTTCGTCGAGACCTACGACTCAAGGCAGGATTTCTCTGCGACGGTGACGATCATATCGGATCGCGGGACGCTCCTCCAAGAGGTCTGGTTTAAGAAGCCGAATCGGTTCCGTGTTCACTACCTTGACGAACGTTCCACTGATTCTGGACGCCCTACAAAAACGGGAGACCTCGTTGTTTTCGATGGTGAAACGCAATGGCACTACGTCAATGCTACCGGGAACGTCCTCTATGCCTCCGCTCAGTCCCTGAACTACACATTCGGCCGATGA